The Mytilus trossulus isolate FHL-02 chromosome 3, PNRI_Mtr1.1.1.hap1, whole genome shotgun sequence genome contains a region encoding:
- the LOC134712635 gene encoding ankyrin repeat domain-containing protein 39-like, with translation MANSTDNHGHCCSGEISNPSVRQTLDELEFERGIWSSALNGEVEKIQQHLTKGVNPNTVDTSGYTALHYASRNGHLSACKVLLDNGADPNICTKSGLSSALHRSAMKGHGAIVQLLMSYRADCSARDADGKTPLHKAAENGFEDVCSTLINANPTCKIVLDNKNKTPMDYVPTDNIELLKLFSS, from the exons ATGGCTAATTCAACCGATAACCACGGACACTGCTGTTCAGGTGAAATATCAAATCCGTCTGTTCGTCAAACTCTTGATGAATTAGAATTTGAAAGAGGAATTTGGTCTTCTGCTTTAAATGGAGAGGttgaaaaaatccaacaacaTCTTACAAAGGGAGTTAATCCAAATACTGTTGATACCTCTGGATACACTGCTTTg CATTATGCAAGCAGAAACGGCCACCTCAGTGCATGCAAGGTTCTTCTAGATAATGGAGCAGATCCGAACATATGTACGAAGTCTGGGTTGTCAAGTGCTCTTCATAGATCAGCGATGAAAGGCCATGGCGCTATAGTACAGCTTTTGATGTCATACAGAGCTGACTGTTCAGCCCGTGATGCAGATGGAAAAACGCCACTACACAAG gcAGCTGAAAATGGTTTTGAGGACGTTTGTTCGACACTAATCAATGCAAATCCCACGTGCAAGATTGTTTTggataacaaaaacaaaaccccAATGGACTATGTTCCTACCGACAACATAGAGCTATTAAAACTTTTCTCCTCGTGA